Proteins from one Blattabacterium sp. (Blattella germanica) str. Bge genomic window:
- the ribB gene encoding 3,4-dihydroxy-2-butanone-4-phosphate synthase — translation MVFGSNQNFDHIEEAIQDIQNGKIIIVVDDKNRENEGDFIVAAEKITPQIVNFLITHGRGLVCVSLTEEKCDQLELKMMVENNTDPRKTAFTVSVDLRGHGVSTGISVSDRAKTILALVKEVKPEAFNKPGHIFPLRAKKGGVLERPGHTEAAIDITKMAGYTPGGVLVEILNQNGSMARLPQLIQIAKKFNMKIISIEDLIKYKMSLLD, via the coding sequence ATGGTTTTTGGTTCGAATCAAAATTTCGATCATATTGAAGAAGCCATTCAGGATATCCAAAATGGAAAAATCATTATTGTGGTCGATGATAAAAATCGTGAAAATGAAGGAGATTTTATAGTAGCTGCTGAAAAAATAACTCCTCAAATTGTCAATTTTCTTATCACTCATGGAAGAGGACTCGTTTGTGTTTCCCTAACAGAAGAAAAATGTGATCAACTAGAACTTAAAATGATGGTAGAAAATAACACAGATCCTAGAAAAACGGCTTTTACGGTTTCCGTAGATTTACGAGGACATGGGGTTAGTACTGGAATTTCAGTTTCAGATAGAGCTAAAACTATTCTTGCTTTAGTCAAAGAAGTTAAACCAGAAGCATTCAATAAACCAGGGCACATATTTCCTCTTCGTGCAAAAAAAGGAGGTGTATTAGAAAGACCTGGACATACAGAAGCGGCTATTGATATAACCAAAATGGCTGGATATACACCTGGAGGTGTTTTGGTAGAAATACTTAATCAAAATGGATCTATGGCACGTCTCCCACAATTGATTCAGATTGCTAAAAAATTTAACATGAAAATTATATCCATAGAGGATCTCATAAAATATAAAATGAGCTTATTGGATTGA
- a CDS encoding M20/M25/M40 family metallo-hydrolase, whose protein sequence is MSVVNLQVLKEEAIQLLIQLINTPSISKQENKVSFLIEDYLHKYGFHVKRKFNNIWTENDNYLKKENIRTILFNSHHDTVKPGKNWKTNPFSAIKQEDKLIGLGSNDAGASVVSLISTFIYLSGLSELPYRLILSITAEEEISGPLGIRAILPELGCIDLGIVGEPTQMQVAIAEKGLMVLDCVAEGKTGHSARDIGINAIYVATKDIEHLRNLYFDKKSELLGCTTLNVTQIQGGIQHNVIPDFCSFVVDIRTNELYKNEEIIEIIQKKIHSKMKPRSSHLNSSFINPMHPIVLKAKRIGRKTYGSPTLSDQSIMPFSTIKMGVGDSVRSHTPNEYILISEIMEGIEIYISLLKDFSF, encoded by the coding sequence ATGTCTGTAGTCAATTTGCAAGTTTTAAAGGAAGAAGCTATCCAGCTTTTGATACAATTAATCAACACACCTTCTATATCCAAACAAGAAAATAAGGTCTCTTTTCTTATAGAAGATTATCTTCATAAATATGGATTTCATGTAAAAAGAAAATTTAATAATATATGGACTGAAAATGATAATTATTTAAAAAAAGAAAATATACGAACTATACTATTCAATTCTCATCATGATACGGTAAAACCAGGAAAAAATTGGAAAACAAATCCTTTTTCTGCTATAAAACAAGAAGATAAACTAATAGGATTAGGTAGTAATGATGCTGGAGCTTCCGTCGTTTCATTAATATCTACTTTTATATATTTAAGTGGATTATCGGAATTACCTTACAGATTGATTCTTTCAATTACCGCGGAAGAAGAAATATCTGGACCTTTAGGTATTAGAGCCATTTTACCTGAGTTGGGATGTATCGACTTAGGAATTGTAGGGGAACCTACACAGATGCAAGTGGCTATTGCTGAAAAAGGATTAATGGTGTTAGATTGTGTAGCCGAAGGGAAAACAGGACATTCTGCAAGAGATATAGGAATTAATGCTATTTATGTAGCGACAAAAGACATAGAACACTTAAGAAATTTATATTTTGATAAAAAATCAGAATTGCTAGGTTGTACGACCTTAAATGTTACTCAAATACAAGGAGGAATACAACATAATGTGATTCCTGATTTTTGTTCTTTTGTAGTAGATATTAGAACCAATGAATTATATAAAAACGAGGAAATCATTGAAATTATACAAAAAAAAATTCACTCTAAAATGAAACCTCGTTCTTCTCATTTAAATTCTTCTTTCATAAATCCTATGCATCCCATTGTTTTAAAAGCTAAACGAATAGGAAGAAAAACTTATGGATCTCCTACCCTTTCAGACCAAAGCATTATGCCTTTTTCAACCATTAAAATGGGAGTTGGAGATAGTGTACGTTCTCATACGCCTAATGAATACATTTTGATTTCAGAAATCATGGAAGGAATAGAGATTTATATCTCTTTGTTAAAAGACTTTTCCTTTTGA
- the argB gene encoding acetylglutamate kinase, translating into MKIHIVKIGGYLINDQEVLNSSLKAFCKLQGNKILIHGGGRKADFISNKMGISQNIIQGRRITDKETLDVVVMTYAGMINKNIVSILQSYHCNALGLCGADGNCIKSYLRKKTNIDYGYVGDLNSQSINTRLIKFLLTNNIIPVLCSITHDGIGTLLNTNADTIAAYMAISLSKEKNCETELHFCFEKKGVLRDMKDSESYYQKINLNSFQKMKQNHTIKNGMIPKLENAFLALKNGVTKVSIGLPNYLNDVNNKTILCL; encoded by the coding sequence ATGAAAATCCATATAGTCAAAATTGGAGGTTATTTAATTAATGACCAGGAGGTTCTTAATTCTTCTTTGAAAGCTTTTTGTAAACTACAAGGGAATAAAATATTGATTCATGGAGGAGGAAGAAAAGCAGATTTTATTTCAAATAAAATGGGAATTTCTCAAAACATTATACAAGGTAGAAGAATAACAGATAAAGAAACCCTGGACGTAGTTGTTATGACTTATGCAGGAATGATCAATAAAAATATTGTGTCTATATTACAATCTTATCACTGTAATGCTTTGGGTTTATGTGGAGCAGATGGAAATTGCATTAAATCATATTTACGAAAAAAAACAAATATTGATTATGGATATGTGGGGGATCTCAATAGTCAAAGTATTAATACTCGTTTAATAAAATTTTTATTGACAAATAATATCATTCCTGTGTTATGTTCTATAACTCATGATGGAATAGGAACACTGCTTAACACAAATGCAGATACAATAGCTGCTTATATGGCAATATCCTTATCCAAGGAAAAAAATTGTGAAACGGAATTACATTTTTGTTTTGAAAAAAAAGGAGTTTTACGAGATATGAAAGATTCTGAATCTTATTATCAAAAAATAAATTTGAATTCATTTCAAAAAATGAAACAAAATCATACCATAAAAAATGGAATGATTCCTAAATTGGAAAATGCTTTTTTGGCATTAAAAAATGGAGTGACTAAGGTTAGCATAGGCCTACCTAACTATTTAAATGATGTTAATAATAAGACTATTTTATGTCTGTAG
- the carA gene encoding glutamine-hydrolyzing carbamoyl-phosphate synthase small subunit, which produces MENHKIRNRATLMLEDGTRYEAYHFGAPVSSSGEVVFNTAMTGYTESMTDPSYRGQILTYTYPIIGNYGIPSSSCKESIFEFYESDRIQVSGLILSYYSNRPYHWNMSLSLSDWLLKHGVPGLYGIDTRFIAKKLRKKGGSMLGKILMENEDLPFYDPNQDNLSEKVSIHEKITYGNGKYKILLVDFGLKNNILRCLLRRDCTVIRVPWDYDFTSEKYDGLVLSNGPGNPKIYEKPIHYIRIAMKEEQPIFGICLGNQLLGIAAGGDTYKLKYAHRSHNQPVILLKTGKSFITSQNHGFVLDAENLPKEWKIFFKNLNDDTCEGIIHDSKPFFSVQFHPEASSGPTDTEFLFDLFINSIVKSNK; this is translated from the coding sequence ATGGAAAATCATAAAATCAGAAACCGGGCTACTCTTATGTTGGAAGACGGAACAAGGTATGAAGCTTATCATTTTGGGGCCCCTGTATCCTCTTCCGGAGAAGTTGTATTTAATACTGCTATGACTGGTTATACAGAAAGTATGACGGATCCCTCTTATAGAGGTCAAATCCTTACTTATACTTATCCTATAATAGGGAATTATGGGATTCCATCTTCTTCTTGTAAAGAATCTATTTTTGAATTTTATGAATCCGATAGAATTCAAGTCTCTGGACTTATTCTTTCTTATTATTCTAACCGTCCGTATCATTGGAATATGAGTTTATCCCTATCAGATTGGTTATTGAAACATGGAGTTCCTGGATTGTATGGCATAGATACCAGGTTTATTGCAAAAAAACTTCGAAAAAAAGGAGGATCTATGTTAGGTAAAATTTTAATGGAAAATGAAGATCTTCCTTTCTATGATCCTAATCAGGATAACCTTTCTGAAAAAGTATCTATTCATGAAAAAATTACATATGGAAATGGAAAATACAAAATATTACTTGTAGACTTTGGTTTAAAGAATAATATTTTACGTTGTCTCTTGCGAAGAGATTGTACTGTTATAAGGGTTCCATGGGATTATGATTTTACGAGCGAAAAGTATGATGGATTGGTTCTTTCCAATGGACCTGGAAATCCTAAAATTTATGAAAAACCTATTCATTATATTCGTATAGCTATGAAAGAAGAACAACCTATATTTGGTATATGTTTAGGAAATCAACTTTTGGGAATTGCAGCAGGAGGAGATACTTATAAATTGAAATACGCGCATAGAAGTCATAATCAACCAGTTATATTATTAAAAACAGGAAAAAGTTTTATCACATCACAAAATCATGGATTTGTTTTGGATGCAGAAAATCTTCCTAAAGAATGGAAAATATTTTTTAAAAATTTAAATGATGATACTTGCGAAGGGATCATTCATGATTCTAAACCTTTTTTTTCGGTACAGTTTCATCCAGAAGCTTCAAGTGGACCTACGGATACCGAATTTTTATTCGATCTTTTTATCAATTCAATTGTTAAAAGCAATAAATAA
- a CDS encoding aminotransferase class III-fold pyridoxal phosphate-dependent enzyme: MKLFDVYPILDIELSKSKGSYLFDVQGNMYLDFYGGHGVISIGHLHPYYVKLLTEQIHKISYYSNSVYISQKNKLADLLGNISGYEDYSLFICNSGTESNENALKIASFHTGKKKVIAFKGSFHGRTSGSVSVTDNYKLVSPFNAQHETIFLDYQNIDSLEEKLKNKDICALITEGIQGISGMIDPGLDFFCKVRDLCKKYDTVLIVDEVQSGYGRTGSFFSHQLYPIRPDLITIAKGMGNGFPIGGVLIHPKFKPYYGMLGTTFGGNHLACTAGIAVLEIIQKENLIENAKKMGKILLQELRLIPEIKKIRGRGLMLGLELNFPIQDLKNILIYKEKVFIGTSNNPYVLRLLPPLNINVNHIKLFITKLKNSLAYLYKKNGKS, translated from the coding sequence ATGAAATTATTTGACGTTTATCCTATTCTAGATATAGAATTAAGCAAAAGTAAAGGATCTTATTTGTTTGATGTACAAGGAAATATGTATTTAGATTTTTATGGAGGGCATGGGGTCATTTCTATTGGACATTTGCATCCATATTATGTAAAACTATTGACTGAACAAATTCATAAAATATCCTATTATTCTAATAGTGTTTATATTTCTCAAAAAAATAAATTGGCTGATCTTCTTGGAAATATTTCAGGATATGAAGATTATTCCTTGTTTATATGTAATTCTGGAACAGAATCTAATGAAAATGCATTGAAAATAGCTTCTTTTCATACAGGAAAAAAAAAGGTAATTGCCTTTAAGGGTTCTTTTCATGGAAGAACAAGTGGAAGTGTATCGGTTACGGATAATTACAAATTAGTATCTCCTTTTAATGCTCAGCATGAAACTATATTTTTAGATTATCAGAATATTGATTCTTTGGAAGAAAAATTAAAAAACAAAGATATTTGTGCTTTAATTACTGAAGGAATACAAGGAATATCTGGAATGATCGATCCAGGTTTGGACTTTTTTTGTAAAGTTAGAGATCTTTGCAAGAAATACGATACCGTATTGATTGTTGACGAAGTGCAAAGTGGATATGGAAGAACAGGATCTTTTTTTTCTCACCAATTATATCCTATCCGACCAGATTTAATTACTATAGCTAAGGGAATGGGAAACGGTTTTCCTATAGGAGGTGTACTGATCCATCCTAAATTCAAACCATATTATGGAATGTTAGGAACTACTTTTGGTGGAAATCATTTAGCTTGTACAGCAGGAATTGCTGTGTTAGAAATTATTCAAAAAGAAAATTTAATTGAAAATGCAAAAAAAATGGGAAAAATACTGTTACAAGAATTGCGTCTCATTCCTGAAATTAAAAAAATAAGGGGAAGAGGGCTCATGCTAGGATTGGAATTGAATTTTCCTATTCAGGATTTGAAAAATATTTTAATTTATAAAGAAAAAGTATTTATCGGAACATCTAATAATCCATATGTTTTACGATTGCTTCCTCCGCTGAATATTAACGTAAATCATATAAAATTGTTTATTACGAAGTTAAAGAATTCCTTAGCGTATTTATATAAAAAAAATGGAAAATCATAA
- a CDS encoding N-acetylornithine carbamoyltransferase, with product MKKFFSVEDVINVYDLIKEALILKKNPYKFKHIGKNKTIGLVFFNPSLRTRISCQKAAFHLGCNTWVLDIHKDSWKIEMNDGSVMKMTQEHLKEAISVMSIYCDILAVRTFPSLSDQDSDYKEIIFNKILKYSRVPVVNMESATLHPLQSLADVMTIAEFTSFFKKRCKVVLSWAPHIKPLPHSVANSFSQWISKIEQIDFTIACPEKYDLHKKFSNGAFTTHHQNVAFRNADFIYAKNWSSYLDYGKMLCQSSDWMITVNKMKLTNQAKFMHCLPVRRNVVVEDAVLDSKKHSIVLQQAENRIFASQIIFLKILQSLS from the coding sequence ATGAAAAAATTTTTTAGCGTAGAAGATGTTATTAACGTATATGATCTTATTAAAGAAGCTCTTATTTTAAAAAAAAATCCATATAAATTTAAACATATTGGAAAAAATAAAACAATTGGATTGGTTTTTTTTAATCCTAGTTTACGGACAAGAATTAGTTGTCAGAAAGCTGCTTTTCATTTAGGATGCAACACTTGGGTATTGGATATTCATAAGGATTCTTGGAAAATTGAAATGAATGATGGAAGTGTGATGAAAATGACACAAGAACATTTAAAAGAAGCCATTTCTGTAATGAGCATATATTGTGATATTCTTGCAGTTAGAACTTTTCCTAGTTTATCAGATCAAGATTCTGATTACAAAGAAATAATTTTTAATAAAATATTGAAATATTCTAGAGTTCCAGTTGTCAACATGGAAAGTGCGACTTTGCATCCTTTGCAGTCTTTAGCTGACGTAATGACTATTGCCGAATTTACATCTTTTTTTAAAAAAAGATGTAAAGTTGTGTTAAGTTGGGCCCCTCATATCAAACCATTGCCACATTCAGTGGCCAATTCTTTTTCTCAATGGATATCCAAAATAGAGCAAATTGATTTTACTATTGCATGTCCAGAAAAATACGATCTTCATAAAAAATTTTCTAATGGAGCTTTCACTACACATCATCAAAATGTGGCTTTTAGAAATGCCGATTTTATTTATGCAAAAAATTGGAGTAGTTATTTAGATTATGGAAAAATGCTTTGTCAAAGTTCGGACTGGATGATCACTGTAAATAAAATGAAATTAACCAATCAGGCTAAATTTATGCATTGTTTACCTGTAAGAAGAAATGTTGTGGTAGAAGATGCTGTTTTAGATAGCAAAAAACATTCCATTGTATTGCAACAAGCAGAAAATAGAATTTTCGCCTCACAAATAATTTTTTTAAAAATTCTACAATCTTTATCATGA
- the trxA gene encoding thioredoxin, whose product MLQEINDENFEKLVYESDKPILVDFWAPWCSPCRALSVLLEDIFTEYHNKALIFKLNVDKNPKFSSKYGIRSIPTMIFFKNGEKKDMHIGIASKEDIRKKLDALISQ is encoded by the coding sequence ATGTTACAAGAAATAAACGATGAGAACTTTGAAAAGTTAGTTTATGAATCTGATAAACCTATTTTGGTAGATTTTTGGGCTCCATGGTGTTCTCCATGTAGAGCTTTGTCTGTTTTATTAGAAGATATATTTACTGAATATCATAATAAGGCTTTGATTTTTAAGTTGAATGTGGATAAAAATCCAAAATTTTCTTCTAAATATGGAATACGAAGCATTCCTACTATGATCTTTTTTAAAAATGGAGAAAAAAAAGATATGCATATTGGAATAGCTTCCAAAGAGGATATCAGAAAAAAATTAGATGCTTTAATTTCTCAATAA
- the argC gene encoding N-acetyl-gamma-glutamyl-phosphate reductase, protein MIEIGIIGGAGYTAGELIRLMIHHPKIKIKSVVSKSHTGKLIHLVHQDLLGEGEIDNMKFTRDLNKKIDVVFLCSGHGESRKELNHINISEKTKVIDLSQDFRIMAQSVFENRNFVYGLPELQKKTITKSSNIANPGCFATAILLAILPLAKNQLLKNNIHISAITGSTGSGRKQSDTNHFSWRNNNISVYKIFQHQHLQEIEQTIHKVQNNFSSKVYFVPYRGNFSRGIITTLYTYSTLSLEENREIYKEYYKNHPFVNISNINIDIKQVINTNKCILYLLKEKDQLIVTSIIDNLIKGASGQAIQNMNLIFNLDETCGLKLKSVRF, encoded by the coding sequence ATGATTGAAATAGGTATTATTGGAGGAGCTGGATATACTGCTGGAGAATTAATTAGATTGATGATTCATCATCCAAAAATTAAAATAAAAAGTGTAGTTAGTAAAAGTCATACAGGAAAATTGATTCATTTGGTTCATCAAGATCTATTAGGAGAAGGAGAAATAGATAATATGAAATTTACTCGTGATTTAAACAAAAAAATTGATGTAGTATTTCTTTGTTCGGGTCATGGAGAATCTAGAAAAGAATTGAATCATATCAACATATCGGAAAAAACAAAAGTCATTGATTTAAGTCAAGATTTTAGAATTATGGCTCAATCCGTTTTTGAAAATAGAAACTTTGTCTATGGGTTGCCAGAATTACAAAAAAAAACAATAACAAAATCAAGTAATATAGCCAATCCTGGATGTTTTGCTACAGCTATTCTTTTAGCTATTTTGCCATTAGCTAAAAATCAATTATTAAAAAATAATATTCATATTAGTGCTATAACTGGTTCTACAGGATCCGGAAGAAAACAGAGTGATACGAATCATTTCAGTTGGAGAAATAATAATATTTCTGTTTATAAAATTTTTCAACATCAACATTTACAGGAAATAGAACAAACTATCCATAAAGTACAAAATAATTTTTCTTCTAAAGTTTATTTTGTACCTTACAGAGGAAATTTTTCAAGAGGAATTATAACCACTTTATATACTTATTCTACTTTGTCTTTAGAAGAAAACAGGGAAATATATAAAGAATATTATAAAAATCATCCATTTGTAAATATTTCTAATATCAACATTGATATTAAACAAGTGATCAACACTAATAAATGTATTTTATATCTTCTGAAAGAGAAGGATCAATTGATTGTAACCAGTATTATAGATAATCTGATAAAAGGAGCTTCTGGTCAAGCCATACAAAATATGAATCTTATATTTAATTTGGATGAAACTTGTGGTTTAAAATTAAAATCCGTTCGTTTCTAA
- the carB gene encoding carbamoyl-phosphate synthase (glutamine-hydrolyzing) large subunit, with protein MKIDKVLILGSGALKIGEAGEFDYSGTQALKALKEEGIYTILINPNIATVQTSKEIADKVYFLPLTLFFIQSVIDKEKPKGILLSFGGQTALNCGIQLFQEGIIEKYKIQVLGTPIESIIHSEDRKLFRNRLTHINIKTAKSFVVHSMDDAISYSLKIGFPIIIRSAYTLGGLGSGFAKNINDLKKIVSKAFSYSSQIIVEEYLEGWKEIEYEIVRDKYDNCISVCNMENFDPIGIHTGESIVVAPSQTLTNSEYYSLRKLAISIARNFNIVGECNVQFALDPNSEDYRVIEVNARLSRSSALASKATGYPLAFVAAKLSLGYGLHELKNAVTKNTSAFFEPALDYVVCKIPRWDLKKFYGVSNKIGSSMKSVGEVMAIGGSFEEALQKGIRMLDIGMQGFINMNKKKQESNHLLKESLKKPTDQRIFFLEEALEEGYSMKEIHDLTKIDPWFLYLLDNIFQTKKKIDDFDNWRDVPDELLRKAKKEGFSDMQIASIFFNKQSDLYNSISHLEQEIREYRKEKNIVPYVRQIDTLASEYPAYTNYLYLTYHAIQHDIIYEKDDKSVITLGSGVYRIGSSVEFDWCCVNALNTIKKESYRSIMINYNPETVSTDFDVCDRLYFEELTLERVLDIIELEKPKGTIVSMGGQIPNNLVLKLYEKKVKILGTSPISIDQVENRYKFSNAMDHLKIGQPRWKELSDFDTIYQFVKEVDFPILVRPSYVLSGADMNVLSNQEELQHYLSEKVSISPEYPLIITEFIRNAKEIELDAVSQNGEILYYAISEHVEFAGVHSGDATLVYPPHNLYLSTLKEIICISKKISKYFNISGPFNIQFLSKDNEIKVIECNLRASRSFPFVSKVSHFNMIELATQILLGKKKNKVEPNFFMTNFLGVKASQFSFSRLQNADPILGVDMASTGEVGCLGNTFDEALLKSMISVGYTIPKKNILISGGPIGSKLDLLEVVKLLHKKGYILFATEGTNNFLSNHGIPSIRVYWPNVKKYSNVIELIKNRKLDLIINIPKNLSKSELDNDYAIRRCAVDFNIPLLTNARLAKAFIRAFCNLSMDQLFIKAWNEYK; from the coding sequence ATGAAAATAGACAAAGTACTTATCCTGGGATCAGGTGCATTAAAAATAGGAGAAGCTGGTGAATTTGATTATTCTGGAACACAAGCACTCAAAGCCCTTAAAGAGGAGGGGATTTATACTATACTGATTAATCCAAATATTGCCACAGTTCAAACTTCAAAAGAAATTGCTGATAAAGTTTATTTTCTTCCTTTGACTTTATTTTTTATTCAAAGTGTTATAGATAAAGAAAAACCAAAAGGAATTTTATTGTCTTTTGGTGGACAAACTGCATTAAATTGTGGAATTCAGCTTTTTCAAGAGGGAATTATCGAAAAATATAAAATTCAAGTTTTAGGAACCCCTATTGAATCTATTATTCACAGTGAAGATCGAAAATTGTTTCGAAATAGGTTGACTCATATTAATATAAAAACGGCAAAAAGTTTTGTAGTTCATTCTATGGATGATGCTATTTCCTATTCTTTAAAAATAGGATTTCCTATTATCATTAGATCTGCTTATACACTTGGAGGTTTGGGAAGTGGTTTTGCGAAAAATATTAATGATTTAAAAAAAATAGTAAGTAAGGCTTTTTCTTATTCTTCTCAAATTATTGTAGAAGAATATTTAGAAGGATGGAAAGAAATTGAATATGAAATAGTTAGAGATAAATATGATAATTGTATTTCTGTATGTAATATGGAAAACTTCGATCCCATAGGAATTCATACAGGAGAAAGTATTGTAGTAGCACCATCACAAACTCTAACAAATTCTGAATATTATAGTTTAAGAAAATTAGCAATATCTATTGCTAGAAATTTTAATATAGTTGGAGAATGCAATGTTCAATTTGCATTAGACCCTAATTCAGAAGATTATCGTGTTATTGAAGTGAATGCACGTCTTTCTCGTTCAAGCGCTCTTGCTTCCAAAGCGACTGGTTACCCTTTGGCTTTTGTAGCTGCTAAATTGTCTTTAGGATACGGTTTACATGAGTTGAAGAATGCTGTGACTAAAAATACTTCTGCTTTTTTTGAACCCGCGTTGGATTATGTTGTATGCAAAATTCCTAGATGGGATCTCAAGAAATTTTATGGAGTTTCTAATAAAATAGGAAGTAGTATGAAAAGTGTTGGAGAAGTAATGGCTATTGGAGGTTCTTTTGAAGAAGCTTTACAAAAAGGGATTCGAATGTTAGACATCGGTATGCAAGGGTTCATAAACATGAATAAGAAAAAACAGGAGTCTAATCATTTACTGAAAGAATCCCTTAAAAAACCTACAGATCAAAGAATTTTCTTTTTAGAAGAAGCTTTAGAAGAAGGTTATTCTATGAAAGAAATACATGATTTAACGAAAATTGATCCATGGTTTTTATACCTACTTGATAATATTTTTCAAACAAAAAAAAAGATAGATGATTTTGATAATTGGAGAGATGTTCCGGACGAATTGTTACGTAAAGCGAAAAAAGAAGGTTTTTCTGATATGCAAATAGCTAGTATTTTTTTTAACAAACAAAGCGATCTATATAACAGTATTTCTCATTTAGAACAAGAAATAAGAGAATATAGAAAAGAAAAGAACATAGTTCCATATGTAAGACAAATTGATACTTTAGCTTCTGAATATCCAGCATATACAAATTATTTGTATTTAACCTATCATGCCATTCAACATGATATCATTTATGAAAAAGATGATAAATCTGTTATCACATTAGGATCTGGTGTTTATAGAATTGGAAGTAGTGTAGAATTCGATTGGTGTTGTGTGAATGCATTAAATACTATTAAGAAAGAATCTTATAGATCAATCATGATTAATTATAATCCTGAAACTGTGAGTACTGATTTTGATGTATGTGACAGATTATATTTTGAAGAGCTGACTTTAGAACGTGTATTAGATATTATTGAACTAGAAAAACCGAAAGGAACAATTGTTTCCATGGGAGGACAAATTCCTAATAATTTGGTTCTAAAACTTTATGAAAAAAAAGTAAAAATTTTGGGGACCTCCCCTATTTCCATAGACCAAGTTGAAAATAGATACAAGTTTTCTAATGCTATGGATCATTTAAAAATTGGACAACCTAGATGGAAAGAATTATCCGATTTTGATACTATTTATCAATTTGTCAAAGAAGTGGATTTTCCCATATTGGTTAGACCTTCGTATGTGCTTTCTGGTGCAGATATGAATGTTCTTTCTAATCAAGAGGAATTGCAACACTATCTTAGTGAAAAAGTATCTATATCTCCTGAATATCCATTAATTATTACAGAATTTATTAGAAATGCAAAAGAAATTGAATTAGATGCTGTTTCTCAAAATGGAGAAATTTTGTATTATGCTATATCAGAACACGTAGAGTTTGCAGGAGTCCATTCAGGAGATGCTACTTTAGTATATCCTCCACATAATCTCTATTTATCAACATTAAAAGAAATCATTTGTATATCCAAAAAAATATCCAAATATTTTAATATATCTGGTCCTTTTAATATTCAATTTCTATCTAAAGATAATGAAATTAAAGTCATTGAGTGTAATTTGAGAGCCTCTAGAAGTTTTCCTTTTGTATCAAAAGTGTCTCATTTTAATATGATTGAATTAGCTACTCAAATTCTTCTTGGAAAAAAGAAAAATAAAGTAGAACCTAATTTTTTCATGACAAATTTTTTAGGAGTTAAAGCTTCCCAATTTTCTTTTTCTCGTTTGCAAAATGCAGATCCTATTCTTGGAGTGGATATGGCTTCAACAGGAGAGGTGGGATGTTTAGGAAATACTTTTGATGAAGCACTTTTAAAATCCATGATTTCTGTTGGTTATACCATTCCAAAAAAAAATATATTGATATCTGGAGGTCCGATTGGATCTAAATTGGACCTTTTGGAGGTCGTAAAACTGTTGCATAAAAAAGGATATATATTATTTGCTACAGAAGGCACCAATAATTTTTTATCCAATCATGGAATTCCCTCTATTAGGGTTTATTGGCCGAATGTAAAAAAATATTCAAATGTTATTGAATTGATAAAAAATAGAAAATTAGATCTTATCATTAATATTCCAAAAAATCTAAGTAAATCAGAATTGGATAATGATTATGCGATCAGACGTTGTGCGGTAGATTTTAATATTCCTCTGCTGACTAATGCGCGTTTAGCAAAAGCTTTTATCCGAGCATTTTGTAATTTATCTATGGACCAATTATTTATAAAAGCTTGGAATGAATATAAATAA